The DNA sequence ACCGACCAGTCGCCCGCCGGCGTCCGGCCCGTCACCGCCACCCGCACCCCGCCCCCCGCTTCCATGCTCTCGCCGACACCCAGCGGCGCGTCCGCGAGCGGCGGATGGACGGAGGCGCCCCAGCAGGCCGAGGTGTCCGGGTGGCCGTCGAGCACCTCCACGGGCCCCTCACCGGAGGCCGTCGCGCTGTCGATGCGGTAGACGAGCACGCCTTCGCGGCACAGGCCCCGGTCGTTGCCGGCCGCGACCCGCCCCTCCACGGCGATCGCACTGTTCTCCCCGGTACGGGCGACCAGCAGCCGCGGCCGCTGCCCGCCCTCGCCGCCCTCGGAGCGCACGGGCGCGGCCAGGGGACGCAGGGCGCGTACCGCGCTGCCGGTCGCCGGGACGCAGTCGACCTGGCGGTCGCTGATCCAGCCGAGCTTCCACTTGTGCCAGGCGAAGGGCTCGGGGGCCATCCCGAACTGGCTGCCCATGAGGTCCCAGTCCCCTACATACGTGTCCCAGTCGCCCATGCCGTCGGCCGGCCGGTGGTAGAGGTCCGGCAGGTCGAACACGTGGCCGGTCTCGTGGGCGAGGACGTTGCGGTCCGGCGGGTTGTTCTCGAAGACGGTGACGAAGCGGTGCAGCGGGGCCCCGTCCGCCGTCAGCGGCTGGTCGAGGTTGACGACCTTGGTCGCGTCGGAGTCGACGCCGGGGGCCTCCGGGTCGGCGACCAGGTAGACGACGTCGTACCGGCCGAAGTCGACCTGCGCGTCGGCCGCCGCCACCGCGTCGTCGAGGTACGCGGTGCGCCCCGCGGCGTCCCAGTCGCGCTGTATCCCGTACGCGGAGGAGGTACGCGGCATCTCCACCCAGTCCGGCTGGACGTGCGGGCGCAGCCGGAACGTCCCGTACGACGCCTTGTCGAAGAAGCGCCGGGTGGCGGGGAAGTAGTCGGTGGCGAGCCGGCGAGGCGCCGTACGCGGCCGTGCGTCCGGGAAGGACAGGAAGATCATGACGGCGTCGAGGCTGCGCAGGGGGCGCGCGTAGGTGCCGTTCCAGGAGTTCAGCCCCTCGGAGTGGTGGACGTCGGTGCGCGGCAGGGCGCAGGAGAGCGTGGCCTCGGACGCGGTGGCGGGGGCTGCGACGATGGAGGTGGCGATGAGCGCGATCAACGACGTGGCGATGGCGGCGAACCGCCGCAGCCGTCCGTGGTCCACCCCGTCGGGTGTCTGGGAGTGCTCCACATCGACCTCCCGGAACGCAGTCGGAACATCCCATCCACCCTGTGGGGGTTCATGGGGGTTCGTCCTGTTCCATGGGGCCACTTGAGTGACAGCCGCATCCCGCTCCGTCATCACGGAACGTCACACCTGATCCGTCAGGACCAGGTGACGAACAGACGCGCACAGAAACCATCAAACATCTGTCATCGATGCCGATCGTCACGGTTGTGTTGCTGGCTAGGCCGTCCGGGAAACCTCTATGATCGCCACACTTACACCGCGGATTCCCCTTTCCCGAGTTTCCCGAGAACCACCGACCGGACCAGCGCCATGCGGGAGCGAGCAGTGAGCGGACACTCCGACGGCCCGAGCCGCGCCCCCGGAGCGACACTGCCGATGGTCACACAGGGTGACGAACCGGCCAACGAAAGCGAAGGGAGCGGGGGGACGGACTCCGCACACGCCGCCGCCCCGGACGACGCGTCCGCCGGCGCTCCCCTGCCCTTCCCCGCCTCCTCCGGCGGCTACCGCGCCGCCTTTGAGGCCGCCCGGCTGCCGATGGCGGTCCTCGGCCGCGACGGCCTGGTGACCGCCGCCAACCCCGCCTTCGGCGAGCTGCTGGGCAAGGACCCGCGCGCGCTGGCCGCCGCCTCCGCCGCCGACCTCACCGACCTCGGCGGCGACCCGCACATCCGTACCGCGTACCGCGACGTCCTGGCGGGCCGCAGCGACCGGCTGCGCTGCACGCGCCGGCTGAAGCACTCCGCGGGCCACTCGCTCTGGGCCGAGGTGAGCGTCGAGCCGCTGCCCGGCGGCGACGACGTCCTGCTGTCCGTCTCGGACGTCAGCGACCGGCACGACCTCCAGGCCCGGCTGCGCCACCTCCAGATGCACGACCCGGTGACCCGGCTGCCCAACCGCGCCCTCTTCTTCGAGCGGCTGACCACCGCACTGGAGTCGGCGGCGTACGACCGGGGCGGCACCGGCCGGATCGGCCTCTGCTACCTCGACCTGGACGGCTTCAAGGCGGTCAACGACACGCTCGGGCACCGCGTCGGCGACCGGCTGCTGGGTGCCGTGGCGCAGCGGCTGGCCCGCTGCGGTGAGCGCCCCGCCGGCCGGGCCGGGCGCGGCGGGCCGCTGGTGGCCCGGCTGGGCGGCGACGAGTTCGCACTGCTGGTCGAGGACTCGACCGGTACCGAGCAGCTGGCCGACCTCGCGCAGTCCGTGCTGGACGCGCTGCAGCGCCCGTTCGATCTGGCGGGACAGCGGCTGTCGGTCTCGGCGAGCATCGGGGTGGTGGAGCGGGCCGCGGCCGGCACGACGGCGACGGGCCTGATGCAGGCCGCCGACACCACGCTGTACTGGGCCAAGGCGGACGGCAAGGCCCGCTGGACGCTCTTCGACCCCGAGCGCAACGCGCACCGCATGACCCGGCAGGCGCTCTCCAGCACGCTGCGCCCGGCCGTCGACCGCGGCGAGTTCACGCTGGAGTACCAGCCGCTGGTCGGCCTGGGTGACGGCCGGGCGCAGGGCGTGGAGGCGCTGGTGCGCTGGCGGCACCCGCAGTTCGGGACACTTCCGCCGAATCGGTTCATCGGATTGGCTGAGGAGAACGGCGCCATCGTCGAGCTGGGCCGCTGGGTCCTGGAGCGCGCCTGCCACCAGGCGCGTGCCTGGCAGCTGGCCCGCCCCGACGAGCCCCCGCTCTTCGTGAGCGTCAACGTGGCGGTCCGCCAGGTCTGGGACTCCGACCTGGTCGCGGACGTGGCCGGGATCCTCGCCGCGACCGGTCTGCCGCCCGAACTGCTCCAGCTGGAGCTGACCGAATCCGCCGTGATGGGGTCGGCCGGCCGCCCGCTCCAGGCCCTCCAGGCCCTCAGCGACATGGGCGTCCGCATCGCCATCGACGACTTCGGCACCGGCTACTCCAACCTGGCGTACCTCAGCCGGCTGCCCGTCTCCGTACTGAAGCTGGACGGCTCCTTCGTCCGCGGCTTCCGCTCCGAGGAACACCCGAACCCGGCGGACGAGACGATCGTGGAGGCGCTGGTGGCGCTGGCCCACCGGCTGGGCCTGACGGTCACGGCGGAGTGCGTGGAGAACGCCGAGCAGGCCGCACGGCTGCGCCGCATCGGCTGCGACACCGGCCAGGGCTGGCTGTACTCCCGCCCGCTGCCGGCCGACCGGGTCGCCTCGCTGCTCGCCGGCCCGCCGATGGACGGGGAGGATCCGCCGGTGAACGGGGAAGAGGGGAAGCGGGGCTGACGGAGGACCCGTCACCGTCCCCCGGCAGCCCCGTCCCCCGTCCTGAGGCCCCCGTCAGTTGCCGCCCGGCAGCCCGTACGCGTCCGCGATCAGCTCGTAGGAGCGGAGGCGGGCCGCGCCGCCGTGGGCGTTGGCGGTGATCATCAGCTCGTTGGCGCCGGTGCGCTTGGCGAGGTCGTCCAGGCCCTGGCGGACCGCGTCGGGCGTGCCGTACACGACGTTGCCGAGCCAGCTCTCGACGAAGTCCTCCTCGACCATGCTGTACGGGTGGTTCTCCGCCTCCTCCGGCGTGGGCACCAGCCCGGGCCGGCCGGTACGCAGCCGGATCATGGACAGCGCCCCGGCCAGCACCTGGCGGCGG is a window from the Streptomyces sclerotialus genome containing:
- a CDS encoding M6 family metalloprotease domain-containing protein, giving the protein MEHSQTPDGVDHGRLRRFAAIATSLIALIATSIVAAPATASEATLSCALPRTDVHHSEGLNSWNGTYARPLRSLDAVMIFLSFPDARPRTAPRRLATDYFPATRRFFDKASYGTFRLRPHVQPDWVEMPRTSSAYGIQRDWDAAGRTAYLDDAVAAADAQVDFGRYDVVYLVADPEAPGVDSDATKVVNLDQPLTADGAPLHRFVTVFENNPPDRNVLAHETGHVFDLPDLYHRPADGMGDWDTYVGDWDLMGSQFGMAPEPFAWHKWKLGWISDRQVDCVPATGSAVRALRPLAAPVRSEGGEGGQRPRLLVARTGENSAIAVEGRVAAGNDRGLCREGVLVYRIDSATASGEGPVEVLDGHPDTSACWGASVHPPLADAPLGVGESMEAGGGVRVAVTGRTPAGDWSV
- a CDS encoding putative bifunctional diguanylate cyclase/phosphodiesterase, which gives rise to MRERAVSGHSDGPSRAPGATLPMVTQGDEPANESEGSGGTDSAHAAAPDDASAGAPLPFPASSGGYRAAFEAARLPMAVLGRDGLVTAANPAFGELLGKDPRALAAASAADLTDLGGDPHIRTAYRDVLAGRSDRLRCTRRLKHSAGHSLWAEVSVEPLPGGDDVLLSVSDVSDRHDLQARLRHLQMHDPVTRLPNRALFFERLTTALESAAYDRGGTGRIGLCYLDLDGFKAVNDTLGHRVGDRLLGAVAQRLARCGERPAGRAGRGGPLVARLGGDEFALLVEDSTGTEQLADLAQSVLDALQRPFDLAGQRLSVSASIGVVERAAAGTTATGLMQAADTTLYWAKADGKARWTLFDPERNAHRMTRQALSSTLRPAVDRGEFTLEYQPLVGLGDGRAQGVEALVRWRHPQFGTLPPNRFIGLAEENGAIVELGRWVLERACHQARAWQLARPDEPPLFVSVNVAVRQVWDSDLVADVAGILAATGLPPELLQLELTESAVMGSAGRPLQALQALSDMGVRIAIDDFGTGYSNLAYLSRLPVSVLKLDGSFVRGFRSEEHPNPADETIVEALVALAHRLGLTVTAECVENAEQAARLRRIGCDTGQGWLYSRPLPADRVASLLAGPPMDGEDPPVNGEEGKRG